In Leguminivora glycinivorella isolate SPB_JAAS2020 chromosome 19, LegGlyc_1.1, whole genome shotgun sequence, a single genomic region encodes these proteins:
- the LOC125236668 gene encoding pupal cuticle protein-like translates to MNPMIVFACLALACGAQANQGWAGPPANIALSQDGRNILDTPEVAQARAAHLSALQQAAQNNPNPQDDGSYDPRWDSEEYWQRAEQPKWNAAPVQQWNAPAHNQWNAAPAHNQWNAAPAWNAAGPAPAPVAETPEVAQARAAHLAALSAAKSAAPAQQWNAAPAHNQWNAAPAHNQWNAAPAHNQWNGAPSWQGAPQHQAAQIRLANDGSGILDTPEVAAARAAHLAAHQQAAHAAPPQHAPQQHW, encoded by the coding sequence ATTGTATTCGCTTGCTTGGCGTTGGCGTGCGGAGCCCAGGCTAACCAGGGCTGGGCTGGTCCCCCGGCCAACATCGCGCTGTCCCAGGACGGCCGCAACATCCTCGACACCCCCGAGGTAGCGCAAGCACGCGCCGCCCACCTCTCGGCTCTGCAACAGGCCGCCCAGAACAACCCCAACCCCCAGGACGATGGCTCATACGATCCCCGTTGGGACAGCGAAGAATACTGGCAGCGCGCTGAACAGCCCAAATGGAACGCCGCCCCCGTCCAGCAGTGGAACGCCCCGGCTCACAACCAGTGGAACGCTGCCCCCGCACACAACCAGTGGAACGCCGCTCCCGCCTGGAACGCCGCCGGCCCCGCCCCCGCTCCCGTCGCCGAGACCCCTGAGGTAGCGCAGGCCCGTGCCGCCCACCTCGCCGCCCTGTCCGCCGCCAAGTCCGCCGCCCCCGCCCAGCAGTGGAACGCTGCTCCCGCGCACAACCAGTGGAACGCCGCCCCCGCCCATAACCAGTGGAACGCCGCCCCCGCCCACAACCAGTGGAACGGCGCTCCATCCTGGCAGGGTGCTCCCCAACACCAGGCCGCTCAGATCAGACTAGCCAACGACGGCTCCGGCATCCTGGACACCCCTGAGGTagccgccgcgcgcgccgcgcaCTTAGCCGCCCACCAACAGGCTGCCCACGCCGCGCCCCCGCAGCACGCTCCCCAGCAGCACTGGTGA